The DNA sequence CACAGAGTGACGCATCAAAGTCAGTTCAACAAATGCTAATTCAAAATGTGCCACTTCCTGACATTGTCTGAATTAAGAGCAGGTTCTGATACTAAATGGTTTTCCTCACCCAGTCGTTCAGGCCGGTGAGTTGCCGTGTGCCAGTTTCCTATTGGCAGGATTGAGGAATTGAAGGCGTAGCTTGGCTTCAGTGGAAGGTTTTTGAAACCTCTGTGGGGTTCCACAACAATAACAAGCTTGCTGTCAACTTTGTTTGTGTTCCCATTCCTCGTCACCTTCACTGACCTCTTGCCTACATGTTACCACGCGGATCCAGTGGAGCAATTCTCCAGTTCGTTTGGAAATCGCCATGATAAGACACTTTTTGAGCAATAGTTCCCTTGAATAGCTCCTTCTGTTGACTTTAGTTGGCACATTTAGTACACTTTTCTTCATTATCTTTAACCTACTCCTGGATGAAAGAGAGCAGCTTTTATTAGGAAACCAGTCAACACGTATGGACGTCACTGAAGGGAAACACAATCAAATATAAtcatacacaaacacaataaCTGGATATGGCTTGTAGCTGTAGGAACATATTTAAAATAGCTCAGGTAAAGGAAAGCGTTGGTCGCTGGTGTGACATCACAACTGCAGTATCATAAAGGGTGAACTTGTGAGTTGAAAGCAGTACACTGGTCTTCCTATAGAAATGCTTGGTATTCGCCAAGCTCAGCGACATGTGGCATCAGCAGTGGGATGGTCACCTCGAGAGCACAAGTATAGGGGCCTGGTCAGTTCAAATGAAATGGAAACCTGTGCTCGTCCAGTTTCTGACTGTGTACATCCCCCTACCGTCCCTTCATCATGATCCGGTGTCCGCAGCGGCCCAGACTAATCAAGCTCACGTTCCTGAGGCTCCTGCTTCGAAAAGGGATTACAGTGGGTTGAACTGTCCCCTGAACTGACCGGGACAGTCCGGCCCGAGTGCCAGATCTGGCTGCTTAACTGACTCCACTTTCATCAGCCACAGAAGTCCAGCCACTGATCCGCTTCTGAACACCTCAGCAGGGCTGCGGCACTCCACACAATTGTTTTATTGAGCTCCCCACGGCCACCTTTGACCTCAGACGCAACCAAATCCCCATTGTCCATTTAGTCTTTGAAAGAAAGAGTCTTTaacccattcattcactcaATGTTTACGATCAGAAGCTCCACGTTCTCCAACAGTTTGTGTCTGTGAAAGTGGCATATGAGTATCAGAATCAAACCACAGCATTACTGCTGTTTCACCCAGCATTTCAACCAAATATATCAGTCTGGTACCAGAAGCATTCTACTGCAAATATTGTTTAGGATCCTCTAGTTCAGGATCTGAGCAatagatgaagagaaaaacaaccatCAAGGTTTATGGATGCAAGGATATGGAGAGGATAGGTGTGGTCAGGGAGGATGCATGAAATATCTCAGGGTGGACTTGCCAAAAGAAGCCCAGCCTCCAAGCTTTGTGAATAGAAGCCCATTTGTGTCTGTccgctttgtttttttctcctatcCAGTTTGGCcatgaaaaaaggaaattaaGGCCGTTTCTCTTGGGCTGTTTGAAAGGTGGCTGTTTCGGGGTGCACTTCATCACTTGACAAGACAATGGCTCTTCTCCACCATTAACATCACTTCACTGCCTCCACAGGGGAGAGTTATATCACCAGGCACACGCTAACAATGTTAGCAACAGTATCTATCAGATTAGGGTAGATTGGGTCACAAACTATCCGTGACGGCGAGCGGCGATGCTGCCTCTGTAGACTGCAGGGGATTgatgtcaaacaggaagtgaggatgCAGGAAACAGAGACATCCTATGGGGAGCCAGTGAAGGTgaccctgtttgtttttgtcaggacGGCGTGGACAAAGATCGGCCTAGTGACCTCAGCTTCAGCGGGCGATCTCATTGGCCCCAGAGTTTGTTCCACAGACAGGTCACATTCAGTCAGAGCATGCCTCCGATTTCTCCCGCGGTAAGCGGCGTCCTTGTGCCACACCCCCAAGGGACGCTGGGAGACATCCACGAGTAAGAATGCCCAACGGAGAAGCAGCAGGCACCTTTCTGACACTTAACCAACGGTTGTGGCTGGCAGGAGGACGAACAGAGAGCCTTCTGTGCTGCGTTTGTCCTCCTCGTCTCTGTAAGACACCACTGTCTTCTCCTCTGCCACAAAAAGACTTTTGATTCCTGTTGACGGGAAAGAAGGGCAGGGAGGAGTCGGTCAACCTCTGGAAGGTGGATGAAAGCACCTGCTGTCAGTCTGGCCAGAAGACAGaaagctgttgtttttgtggaaaTCTTCCACTCCTGCGGGATGAGGAGGAGTCTCCATGCCACCAAGGACAAGTCAGTTTGAAAAGGATTAAGGGGTTTGGGGTGTGTGTTCGCTGTCTGTTGAGAAAGTGAGATGCTCAGCTGAGTCAGTGGAGTGGACACAGGACATTCTACTACTTAGATAGTGCGGTATATACACAGTATTTCAGCTATATTTACAAGTTCCAAAGATGTAAAATAAGTCAtaagttttatttagtgttaGCATAATATGATGGACtgaaaatatacataaatacacattttaataaatactAAAGTGAATTAATAACTTAAATACATTGTTATTATGTTGGAGTTgctatattttaatattttccatAAGTATCTATTGCCTcaagcattttttatttgttatttctttatatatttattattttttcctttttttattcactAAATATTTAATATGGATTTGCTTTATTCAAACTTTGTGAAATTTCTGATGCTCAATAGATAAAAACTACAGCCTTCTTTTCAGCCGTTTAGGCTATAAAAATGTAACACCACAAGTCAGTCTTTAAAAAGGCATAAAATGTTCTTTATTGTTCAGTCAAAACACATTCTCCATATTTACTGTAACTGATCGTCAAGCAGGTTGATCTCATACACTGGTTTGGTCATACAACTTTATATATGGATTTGCATTCCACATGAACGCTGCAATACATAAATAACAATAAGTGTGCGCCTCATATCAATATACACAttcaatacataaatacatgtgTACAACGACACTGCGTAGAAATATAGCTTGATGTCGTATGAAACTATGGAAAATATACACATTTctaaacccccccaaaaaataaaatccgtTGCACAGATCTCCGAGTGGTTTAACTGACAGATCCTGGATGAAAGAGAGAATCCAGTCGCGTGTCGTTCACAGTCAGATGACATTCAGTGCATTTAAGAGCCGCTAGCTGATTCATGCATTTAGGATGCACGAGAAGAAAGACGGTATGAAATGAAAGCTCCTCCATCTCAGGAGTCGCTGTGCCCTCAGAACAGCTGCAGCTGTTCATCATGGACCCGGGAGGAGAGTGAGAGAACTCACACCCCCACTTCAACTTTGCCAACTGCTGACCTGTGAGGAGTTGACCTCGGGATTGCGCCCCAGGACTTTGATAAAAAAGCTGTCGACTTCCTCTTGACCGCTGCCTTTGAAACGGAGACGGTTTTTATGACACTGCGATGCTATAAATAGCTCCACGCTGTTCTGATGCCACAGTGAGAACAAGGCGTCACGTGCCAGGTCAGAGCGTCAGACAGGAGCAGACTGGAGCTACCTGATGTTGGAGCGTCTCTGCAGTCTGTGGGGGGTTTGAAGGTCTCTTCCAGTGCGTGTTGAAGCTGCTTTATGGCACATTCATAAGGCTGAAGAATCACAGAGTATTCATGCACCAATGCTGATCAGACCCTCAGGGCAGGTCAGAAGCATCACCACCTTGGTCGACTGTGGGGggagaaggaagggagggatACCTGCACTACGACGTGGTCCATCATCTTAGCAACCATGCGGTGAAGAACGGAGGAATGATACAGAGTCACGGGTGTCGCAGTGCAGCGGGCGGGTGGCTCTAGTTGGGATGGGAAAGTCCAAAGGCGGTCATGATGGTTGTGAAGAGCAAGGCGGAGCTGAAGAGGACGGCAGAGCCACCGGAGCGGTAAACCTGCCTGCCGTTGAGGGGCTGCACCGGCCTGAAGGTGCCCACCATTGGCTTCCCGTCGTGGAACTTCAGCTCGGAGAAGGCGCGTAGCTGGAGGAAAGATCAGACGATGGAGATGGGGTCAGCGACCGGGGCAAAGATTGAGGTAGATTTTAGGGTCTATTCATTCATATTCCATATACCACAAGATCTGACACAAATGGAGTCAGGGGTGGGATGGTGATGGCCGCTAGAATAACTGAGCTGTGATTCACACCCACCTGATCAATGCTGAGAGGGATGGGGGACTCAAACAGCGTCCAGACCACGGCCTCCGTGCAGCCCGGGGTGGTCAGAGATCCTTTGTAGCGGTAATAAGTGGTGAGATTCTGCTCAGTCGGGATCAGCTGCGACAGAGAAACTGGAGGCAGTGATGCGTTTCCATCTGGAACAAAAAGATGAATCATGAAGACCCCGCCTCTAACTCAGTCAGCGCTTCCTCATCTAACTACAACACCCACTTGTGTTCTTGATGCTCCGCAGGGTGTTGATAACCGGCTCGTACTTCTTGTTGGCGCTGTTGGACCTCTGAAAAATGACATCAGTCAACTGGGTTCTGGAAGGGCTGCGTGACAACTGAGGATTTACCTCATAGAAGAAGCCGAGGACAGCGACCCCCTCGGGGTCTGCGAGCGCCGTCATCAGATCAGTGTAGTGCTGCTTCATGTGGACGATGTGCAGCTGTGGGAACATAAATGTCAACACTAGCTCGTGGTGTCTGAAGACAAATCAATCGAACGGTTCATGGTGCGACACAAGGGGTCTGGACCGCTTCAGTCTAGAACAGACAGGAAGCTGTTCATGAAGGTTCCAGAACCTACACTTAACAAATCCGAGAAAACTTGAAAAGCATTTAGCCCCTTAGCTTTCACTGGTAAATCAGAAGAACAAATACAGCAACGCcaccctgccttcactctcctcttcaccctgccttcactctcctcttcacttcttcaCGCTCTGTAGTTCCAGCGATCCACTTACCTCCATGGGGAACTGCTCCCCGTCAATAGTGTGTTCTGATCCAGGCCCACCATTGGTCCCCCAGTGCAGGTGGAACTGAACAGCCTTGTAGACAGCAGGTAATCCACCCGCTGAGATGGTTGCGTAGAGGGGAATTCCAACCTGAACTGAAGGACAAACAGCCACTCAGTCGCCACATGAGATGATGACTctgcaatacacacacacactctctctctctcacctgagtGGCCATTGTTCTTGATGTTCCCTCTGAAAGTCTGCTGGTAGTTGCTAAAAATAAACTTGGTCAGCCGCTCGTCTTTCAGCGTCTTCCTGGTCACGATGTTGATGGGTGACTGCAACCTTCCGCCGCAAGCGCCGTTGGCAAGGTTCCACTTGGCCGGAGCTGCAGAGGAGAACACTAACTTCAGCCAAAAGGCACAAAAGGCAAAATATTATTGACCACCCACCGTTGCACTGATGATCGCAGGTGAACTGGGACTGATAGCACCAGTCTGAAACAGAGATAGAGCATTACAA is a window from the Synchiropus splendidus isolate RoL2022-P1 chromosome 17, RoL_Sspl_1.0, whole genome shotgun sequence genome containing:
- the ca4a gene encoding carbonic anhydrase 4a is translated as MQLLVVSALLACLWGFSRGAGDWCYQSQFTCDHQCNAPAKWNLANGACGGRLQSPINIVTRKTLKDERLTKFIFSNYQQTFRGNIKNNGHSVQVGIPLYATISAGGLPAVYKAVQFHLHWGTNGGPGSEHTIDGEQFPMELHIVHMKQHYTDLMTALADPEGVAVLGFFYERSNSANKKYEPVINTLRSIKNTNGNASLPPVSLSQLIPTEQNLTTYYRYKGSLTTPGCTEAVVWTLFESPIPLSIDQLRAFSELKFHDGKPMVGTFRPVQPLNGRQVYRSGGSAVLFSSALLFTTIMTAFGLSHPN